The following proteins come from a genomic window of Dreissena polymorpha isolate Duluth1 chromosome 1, UMN_Dpol_1.0, whole genome shotgun sequence:
- the LOC127865738 gene encoding tigger transposable element-derived protein 4-like, which produces MGVGKTQIQSVIKRKREIIEEYEGDGNLQTKRPRKATEYDDLNDLVHKWFLDATGRHVNISGPLLKERALKFAADLGLASFKASNPVVVDDWKKRLPTICEGYQPCDIYNMDETGLFYKQSTSATFFKKGETCAGGKMAKERITVGLCASVTGDKLPPIIIGK; this is translated from the exons ATGGGTGTTGGCAAGACACAAATACAGTCGGTGATTAAAAGAAAACGAGAAATTATTGAAGAGTATGAAGGGGACGGTAATCTACAAACCAAGCGTCCGCGGAAAGCCACAGAATATGACGATCTAAATGACCTTGTTCACAAGTGGTTTTTAGATGCTACTGGGCGTCACGTGAACATATCAGGACCACTCCTAAAAGAACGGGCGCTCAAGTTCGCAGCAGACTTGGGGTTAGCGTCGTTCAAGGCATCAAATCCAGTCGTAGTGGATGACTGGAAAAAGCGTCTACCGACAATCTGCGAAGGTTATCAACCGTGTGACATCTATAACATGGATGAAACAGGATTATTCTACAAACAAAGCAcaag tgcGACGTTCTTCAAGAAAGGCGAGACATGTGCCGGCGGGAAGATGGCGAAGGAGCGCATCACTGTGGGTTTATGTGCCTCGGTAACGGGAGATAAGCTGCCCCCAATCATCAttgggaaataa